A single Crateriforma conspicua DNA region contains:
- a CDS encoding SCO family protein, whose product MTVNLPQQRIGNLGDTPGRRARQVSCARPGFIAAYAAMIVLAGAVMFGGPVSAQPLQSGEGVSLNNSIPREVRSVTVTQKLGETIPADVVMTDSSGKSLSTGDLLDGEIPLLITLNYSDCPMLCNVQLNALVQSLDELELKIGEDFRLLSLSIDPTEPTEKVAQTKERYLQEVPRQGGANEGWRFCTAQQEQITKLADALGFSYVYDEQSGEYYHPAMLAYVSPDGVIVRYSLDVGFPVDQLKLSIVEAGQGKVGSAVDQFVLWCYSYDPNKNSYVPQAWKLMRLGGFVTVGALVTALLPFWVGRRRRPAGDPANASSDPPGSQPDSDSAAAN is encoded by the coding sequence GTGACTGTAAATCTTCCCCAGCAACGAATCGGCAATCTCGGCGACACGCCGGGGCGACGCGCACGACAGGTTTCGTGCGCCCGGCCGGGCTTCATCGCGGCCTATGCCGCGATGATCGTGTTGGCGGGGGCGGTCATGTTCGGTGGGCCCGTGTCCGCCCAACCGCTGCAGAGCGGCGAAGGGGTCTCGCTGAACAACTCGATTCCTCGCGAGGTTCGTTCGGTCACCGTGACGCAAAAGCTGGGTGAAACCATCCCCGCTGACGTCGTGATGACGGACTCGTCAGGAAAGTCCCTCTCGACCGGGGACCTGCTGGATGGTGAAATCCCGCTGTTGATCACGTTGAATTACAGCGACTGTCCGATGCTGTGCAACGTTCAGTTGAATGCTTTGGTGCAGTCGCTGGACGAACTGGAATTGAAGATCGGCGAAGACTTTCGTCTTCTCTCGCTCAGCATCGATCCGACCGAACCGACCGAAAAGGTCGCACAAACAAAAGAACGCTATCTGCAGGAAGTTCCCCGCCAAGGCGGTGCGAACGAGGGATGGCGGTTCTGTACCGCCCAGCAGGAACAGATCACCAAATTGGCCGATGCCCTCGGGTTCAGTTACGTCTATGACGAGCAATCCGGTGAATACTACCACCCGGCCATGTTGGCCTACGTCAGTCCCGACGGCGTCATCGTCCGTTACTCGCTGGACGTCGGATTCCCGGTGGACCAGTTGAAACTGTCGATCGTCGAAGCGGGCCAAGGCAAGGTCGGATCAGCCGTCGACCAGTTCGTACTGTGGTGTTACAGCTACGACCCGAACAAGAACAGTTATGTCCCGCAAGCTTGGAAACTGATGCGATTGGGCGGTTTTGTGACCGTCGGCGCATTGGTCACGGCTCTGCTGCCGTTTTGGGTGGGACGTCGTCGCCGCCCCGCCGGTGACCCGGCGAATGCATCCAGCGATCCCCCCGGTTCGCAACCCGATTCCGACTCCGCCGCGGCAAATTGA
- a CDS encoding cytochrome c oxidase subunit II, which translates to MLDHNQLPLADVNKSLWFPEQASSFAEGVDWVYDTILYISLVFFVGIVIALVWFAIKYHKKKGEPAESQTSHHTPLELLWSIGPSFLLVYMFVVGAISYLDMRTPPEGSYEIGVEAYKWGWTMDYGGGTYHPELHLLLDEPTKLSMRSSDVIHSLFIPAFRAKKDIVPGRYNYMWFKPTVASEKVSVDELASAKKETGTDAWDYDKYQFTPDGYRFFDLYCAEYCGKSHSEMQTVVVVHETQEELDAWIKEKASRPDDVAPDAWGKTLYNQRGCASCHSIDGSKRVGPSFKDLAGSTHALADGSSVTVDPNYIRESILEPKAKVVAGYNPVMPSYKGQLSDDDIDSIIAYLKTLAE; encoded by the coding sequence ATGTTGGACCACAATCAACTGCCGCTGGCTGATGTCAACAAAAGCCTCTGGTTCCCCGAGCAAGCGTCTTCGTTTGCCGAAGGTGTGGACTGGGTCTATGACACGATCCTTTACATCAGCCTCGTTTTCTTCGTCGGCATCGTGATCGCCTTGGTTTGGTTTGCGATCAAGTACCACAAGAAGAAGGGCGAACCGGCCGAAAGTCAGACTTCGCACCACACGCCTTTGGAATTGCTGTGGTCGATCGGCCCGTCATTCCTGTTGGTCTACATGTTCGTCGTCGGTGCGATCAGCTACCTGGACATGCGGACCCCGCCCGAAGGATCGTACGAGATCGGCGTCGAAGCCTACAAATGGGGCTGGACGATGGATTACGGCGGCGGGACCTACCACCCCGAACTGCACCTGTTGTTGGATGAACCCACCAAGCTGTCGATGCGCAGCAGCGACGTGATTCACAGCCTGTTCATCCCGGCCTTTCGTGCCAAGAAGGACATCGTGCCGGGGCGATACAACTACATGTGGTTCAAGCCCACCGTCGCCAGCGAAAAGGTGTCCGTCGACGAATTGGCATCGGCCAAGAAGGAAACCGGTACCGACGCTTGGGATTACGACAAGTACCAGTTCACGCCCGACGGTTATCGCTTCTTTGATCTTTACTGTGCCGAATACTGTGGCAAAAGTCACAGCGAAATGCAGACGGTCGTGGTCGTTCACGAAACCCAAGAAGAATTGGACGCTTGGATCAAGGAAAAGGCATCGCGTCCTGACGACGTGGCTCCCGACGCTTGGGGAAAGACGCTGTACAACCAACGCGGTTGTGCCAGCTGTCACTCCATCGACGGCAGCAAGCGTGTCGGCCCGTCGTTCAAGGATTTGGCCGGTTCCACCCACGCGTTGGCCGACGGATCCAGTGTGACGGTTGACCCGAACTACATCCGTGAATCGATCCTGGAACCAAAGGCCAAAGTGGTCGCGGGATACAACCCCGTGATGCCCAGCTACAAAGGCCAACTGAGTGACGACGATATCGATTCGATCATCGCTTATCTGAAAACCCTGGCCGAGTGA
- a CDS encoding cytochrome c oxidase subunit I, whose amino-acid sequence MSAGTLPSNVRDPGFPTERENYLTNSKGFLSWFCTLDHKRIGVMYLIGTVTAFLIGGLLALGIRLHLFSPEGWLFTDNWLGSSVDKNTIYNQVFTLHGAIMVFLFIIPSIPAALGNFLVPVMLGAKDVAFPRLNLSSFYLWMFGALFFIGALLSSGLDTGWTFYTPYSTTTDSSVILATLGAFILGFSSIFTGLNFIVTINTMRPPGMTWFKMPLFLWATYATSIIQVLATPVLGITLLLLIAERVMQIGIFDPEFNGDPVTYQHFFWFYSHPAVYIMILPAFGVISELISVHSHKHIFGYRFIAYSSIAIALLGFLVWGHHMFTAGMSSLTTIIFSALTFTVSVPSAIKVFNWLATMYKGSISLTTPMCYALSFIFLFTIGGLTGLFLGTLATDLHLHDTYFVVAHFHYVMVGGTLIAFLGGVFHWWPKMFGRLYNEWGGRLSAAIVFIGFNLTFLPQFVLGSRGMPRRYATYDPEFAYLHQMSTIGALILGIGLLIALVVLIASLVNGKRSPANPWGAATLEFACTSPPPYYNFERAPVVGDPYDFHDIFWDAENERYVTAEPEREIVPQTVPEESPAHAGGQN is encoded by the coding sequence ATGTCTGCCGGCACCCTGCCCAGTAACGTTCGCGATCCGGGATTCCCGACCGAGCGTGAAAACTATCTGACCAACAGCAAAGGGTTCCTCAGCTGGTTCTGCACGTTGGATCACAAACGGATCGGCGTGATGTACCTGATTGGTACCGTCACCGCGTTTTTGATCGGCGGTTTGCTGGCCCTGGGAATTCGTCTGCACCTGTTCAGCCCCGAAGGATGGCTGTTCACCGATAATTGGTTGGGATCGTCGGTCGACAAGAACACGATCTACAACCAAGTGTTCACCCTGCACGGGGCGATCATGGTGTTCCTGTTCATCATCCCGAGCATCCCGGCCGCCTTGGGGAACTTTCTGGTGCCGGTGATGCTGGGGGCCAAGGACGTCGCGTTCCCGCGACTGAACCTCAGCAGCTTCTACCTGTGGATGTTCGGCGCCCTGTTCTTCATCGGCGCTCTGCTTTCCAGCGGTCTGGATACCGGATGGACGTTCTACACCCCGTACAGCACGACGACCGACAGCAGCGTCATCCTGGCGACGTTGGGCGCTTTCATTCTTGGTTTCAGTTCGATCTTCACCGGATTGAACTTCATCGTGACCATCAACACGATGCGTCCGCCGGGAATGACTTGGTTCAAAATGCCGTTGTTCCTTTGGGCTACCTACGCGACCAGCATCATCCAGGTCCTGGCGACGCCGGTTCTGGGGATCACGCTGTTGTTGCTGATCGCCGAACGCGTCATGCAAATCGGCATCTTTGATCCGGAATTCAACGGTGACCCGGTCACCTACCAACACTTCTTTTGGTTTTACAGCCACCCGGCCGTCTACATCATGATCTTGCCGGCCTTCGGCGTGATCAGTGAATTGATCAGCGTTCACAGCCACAAGCACATCTTTGGTTATCGCTTCATCGCCTATTCGTCGATCGCGATCGCCTTGCTGGGCTTCCTGGTCTGGGGACACCACATGTTCACGGCCGGCATGAGCTCGCTGACCACGATCATCTTCAGTGCGCTGACCTTTACCGTTTCGGTCCCCTCGGCCATCAAGGTCTTCAACTGGCTGGCGACGATGTACAAGGGCTCGATCAGCCTGACGACGCCGATGTGCTATGCCCTGTCGTTCATCTTCCTGTTCACGATCGGTGGTTTGACCGGATTGTTCTTGGGAACCCTTGCGACGGACCTGCACTTGCACGACACCTATTTCGTCGTGGCGCACTTTCACTACGTGATGGTCGGCGGAACGCTGATCGCCTTCCTGGGCGGTGTGTTCCACTGGTGGCCCAAGATGTTCGGACGCTTGTACAACGAATGGGGCGGACGTTTATCCGCGGCGATCGTCTTCATCGGTTTCAACCTGACGTTCCTTCCCCAGTTCGTGCTCGGCAGCCGCGGGATGCCTCGTCGTTATGCGACCTACGATCCGGAATTCGCATACCTGCATCAGATGAGCACCATTGGTGCGTTGATTTTGGGAATCGGATTGCTGATCGCGCTGGTCGTGCTGATCGCATCGCTGGTCAACGGCAAGCGATCGCCGGCAAACCCCTGGGGAGCCGCGACGCTGGAATTTGCGTGCACCAGCCCGCCGCCGTACTACAACTTTGAACGTGCTCCCGTCGTGGGAGACCCCTATGACTTCCACGACATCTTCTGGGACGCCGAAAACGAACGATACGTAACGGCCGAGCCGGAACGAGAGATCGTTCCGCAAACCGTACCGGAAGAATCGCCGGCTCACGCGGGTGGTCAAAACTGA
- a CDS encoding cytochrome c oxidase subunit 3, translating to MSTTDVQTTETGASASASSDSTHGHDHDHPSFLAHHFDTPEQQFDSGKLGMWLFLVTEVLFFSGMFCAYAIFRMLRPEVFEGCSQFLNTKLGAINTGVLLFSSLTMAWAVRCAQTEEYKKLTALLATTLSCAMVFLGVKSIEYSHKWGMGLNPAGLFTYDPANPHPGGHPNYLLWLCIPFIAITIGVAIWLVVSFLKKNTFQFECAKPLLVVCLSFFAGVGLGTILESGESAEHHAAAGDHGDGDAHADHAVADHDHDHDHDADVEAAVAAMEDSGDLVALEALAADESNTGLQNQLDARRRQYEVAGSSVVSDVDEVDGTIEKATQNVFTPRTAGVFFSIYYCMTGIHAIHILAGIGVLVWLLVRSIRQDFNRQYFGPVDYVGLYWHLVDLIWIYLFPLLYLIR from the coding sequence ATGTCAACCACTGATGTTCAAACGACGGAGACCGGTGCTTCAGCGTCCGCGTCGTCCGATTCGACCCACGGGCATGATCACGATCACCCGTCGTTCTTGGCTCACCACTTCGACACGCCCGAGCAGCAGTTCGACAGTGGCAAGTTGGGCATGTGGCTGTTCTTAGTCACGGAAGTCCTGTTTTTCAGCGGGATGTTCTGTGCCTATGCGATCTTTCGGATGTTGCGTCCGGAGGTTTTCGAAGGCTGCAGCCAGTTCCTGAACACCAAGCTGGGTGCGATCAACACCGGCGTTCTTCTGTTCAGTTCGCTGACGATGGCATGGGCCGTTCGCTGTGCCCAAACAGAAGAATACAAGAAGCTGACTGCACTGCTGGCCACCACGCTGTCCTGTGCGATGGTGTTCTTGGGCGTAAAGTCGATCGAGTATTCGCACAAGTGGGGCATGGGTCTGAACCCTGCCGGCCTGTTCACCTATGACCCGGCCAACCCTCATCCCGGCGGTCACCCCAACTACTTGCTGTGGCTGTGTATTCCGTTTATCGCGATCACGATCGGCGTGGCGATCTGGTTGGTCGTTTCGTTTCTGAAGAAGAACACGTTCCAGTTCGAATGTGCCAAGCCGCTGTTGGTCGTCTGCCTCAGCTTTTTCGCCGGCGTCGGACTGGGAACGATTCTCGAAAGCGGTGAATCCGCCGAACACCACGCCGCCGCGGGTGATCACGGCGACGGGGATGCCCACGCGGATCACGCAGTGGCGGATCACGATCACGATCACGATCACGATGCCGATGTGGAAGCGGCCGTTGCCGCGATGGAAGATTCGGGCGATCTGGTCGCCTTAGAAGCTTTGGCAGCCGACGAATCCAACACGGGGCTTCAAAATCAATTGGACGCCCGACGGCGTCAGTACGAAGTGGCCGGCAGTTCCGTCGTCAGCGACGTCGATGAAGTGGATGGCACGATCGAAAAGGCGACACAGAACGTGTTCACGCCTCGGACCGCCGGTGTCTTCTTCAGCATCTATTACTGCATGACTGGGATCCACGCGATTCACATCTTGGCGGGGATCGGTGTTTTGGTTTGGTTGCTGGTGCGTTCGATTCGCCAAGACTTCAATCGTCAATACTTTGGCCCGGTGGATTACGTCGGACTGTATTGGCACCTGGTCGACTTGATTTGGATTTACCTGTTCCCGTTGCTGTACCTGATCCGCTAA
- a CDS encoding cytochrome C oxidase subunit IV family protein encodes MSGHGHSDDGTDFAHPIPLPLLFGVFFALVFLTIVTVAQASFDLGSLDVAVVMAIATIKAILVALFFMHLAFDKPFNIIVFVGSFVFVGLFVIFTLSDSQLTSDSFEPKIDEPVVAEASM; translated from the coding sequence ATGTCAGGTCACGGACATAGCGACGACGGAACCGATTTTGCGCACCCGATCCCGTTGCCACTGCTTTTCGGTGTTTTCTTTGCGTTGGTGTTTTTGACCATCGTCACCGTGGCACAGGCCAGCTTCGATCTGGGCAGCCTGGATGTGGCGGTCGTGATGGCCATCGCGACGATCAAAGCGATTTTGGTCGCGTTGTTCTTCATGCACCTGGCATTCGACAAACCCTTCAACATCATCGTGTTCGTCGGTTCGTTTGTTTTTGTCGGTCTGTTCGTGATCTTCACGCTGAGCGATAGTCAGCTGACGTCGGATTCTTTCGAACCCAAGATTGACGAACCGGTCGTCGCCGAAGCATCGATGTGA
- a CDS encoding 3-keto-disaccharide hydrolase → MPVVRLTCLFALAFFSFTTAFGESTATKSGWTVLFDGANTDAFRNYQSDTISSGWKIQDDALVRAEKGAGDIITKEKFGAFELELEYKISPEGNSGVMFHVTEDNPKPWQSGPEIQVQDNTAGHDPQKAGWLYQLYKADVDATKPAGQWNKLRILITPEKCAHYVNGVKYFEYVKGSDDWDQRVAKSKFSKFEGFGEATSGHIALQDHGDEVAYRNIRVRKFD, encoded by the coding sequence ATGCCCGTTGTGCGTTTGACTTGCTTGTTTGCTTTGGCCTTCTTTTCCTTCACCACCGCGTTTGGCGAATCAACAGCAACGAAGTCCGGTTGGACCGTTCTGTTCGATGGGGCCAACACCGACGCGTTTAGGAATTACCAGTCCGACACGATCTCATCGGGATGGAAGATTCAGGATGACGCCTTGGTGCGTGCCGAGAAAGGTGCCGGTGACATCATCACCAAGGAGAAGTTTGGCGCATTTGAGTTGGAACTGGAGTACAAGATTTCACCCGAAGGCAATAGCGGCGTGATGTTCCATGTCACCGAAGACAACCCGAAGCCGTGGCAAAGCGGTCCGGAGATCCAGGTGCAAGACAACACCGCAGGTCATGATCCGCAAAAAGCCGGGTGGTTGTACCAGTTGTACAAAGCCGACGTTGATGCCACCAAACCGGCCGGGCAATGGAACAAGCTTCGGATTTTGATCACGCCCGAAAAGTGCGCTCACTACGTTAACGGCGTGAAGTACTTCGAATATGTCAAAGGCAGCGATGACTGGGATCAGCGCGTCGCAAAAAGCAAGTTCTCGAAATTCGAAGGCTTTGGTGAAGCGACCAGCGGCCACATCGCATTGCAAGACCACGGCGACGAAGTGGCCTATCGGAACATTCGCGTCCGCAAGTTTGACTGA
- a CDS encoding sulfotransferase family 2 domain-containing protein gives MTPSQFRRASFLRHRYRLPRFLPLGWSLRVRERTGIASVYHPRSVAKKVIFIHVPKAAGSSIGRLVFGTDIIGHYPYFVYQRYDPQRFDDYYKFSLVRSPLARLFSAYRYVLSGGKGRADAKCGDVIRAASGSFEDFVCNVLDPAFAYRWVHFVPQSFFLCTDADQLMVDDVVKVESLPGGFEAIGKRLGISASLHGVNQQSTTPMPALGAHALAKVHTIYQRDYRIFGYPQERATGPANRSENGAENGSGLASP, from the coding sequence ATGACTCCATCGCAGTTTCGCCGAGCATCATTCCTACGCCATCGCTATCGATTGCCAAGATTTCTGCCGCTTGGCTGGTCGCTTCGTGTTCGTGAACGGACTGGAATCGCGTCGGTTTATCACCCGCGCTCCGTCGCGAAGAAGGTGATTTTCATTCACGTCCCCAAAGCGGCGGGATCAAGTATCGGGCGACTGGTTTTCGGAACCGACATCATCGGTCACTACCCGTACTTCGTTTACCAGCGTTACGATCCGCAGCGATTCGACGACTACTATAAATTTTCGCTTGTCCGGTCGCCGTTGGCTCGGCTGTTTTCCGCCTACCGATATGTGCTGTCCGGTGGCAAAGGTCGGGCCGATGCGAAGTGTGGCGATGTCATTCGCGCCGCGTCCGGGTCGTTCGAAGACTTCGTTTGCAATGTTCTTGATCCAGCCTTTGCCTATCGCTGGGTGCACTTCGTCCCACAAAGCTTTTTCTTATGCACCGACGCAGACCAACTGATGGTGGACGACGTCGTCAAAGTCGAATCGCTTCCCGGAGGCTTTGAAGCGATCGGCAAGCGACTTGGGATTTCGGCGTCGTTGCATGGGGTCAATCAGCAAAGCACCACACCAATGCCCGCACTCGGCGCACATGCCCTGGCAAAGGTCCACACGATCTACCAACGCGACTATCGCATTTTTGGCTATCCCCAAGAACGGGCAACCGGCCCAGCGAACAGGTCAGAGAACGGGGCAGAAAACGGCTCCGGATTAGCGAGTCCATGA